The nucleotide sequence TATAATAAATCAATTACACTTTCTCTTTTTATATAATATCTATATCATCGTATCCATTGCATTTAACATATTGTTTAATTTCTTCATGTATTTTGTAAGAGATTTCAATCTTTCTATTAGACCAAAGTTTTAATGTATCAGCATTTGCATCAATATTATTCTTAATTTGACGAAATACTTTACATAGATTAGAAGTTAAAAGTTCGAATAATGATGGTTTTCTTTTATCAAAATTCACGTATTTAAATATATCAAGAATGATTTCTAAGATTTTTTTAAATGGCTTTCCAGAATCTTTTGTATCTATATCATTCCAACATTCATCAAATATCTTGTATAAAAAAAGTAGATTATCTTCACTAGTAGATAAGTGATTATCATTAACCATTGTTAAACTTTCAATTCTATAACTATGATCATTTATAAATTTATCTGTATTTGGTTCACTTATACTAACAAGTGAAAATCTATGTTTGGCTTCCCCATTGAGGGGTGATTGCTCCCATTTGTATCTTTGTTTAATTACCTTCGTAATATCTTTTATACTTTTTAATAAAGAACTGGTCTTTAAAATGATTATACCTTCTTCTGAAATTACAACTTTTCCATCGTCTTCAGCATCAGAATAGGCTAATTGAATAACACCATTAGGATAATATTCCTTATTTTGAGTATATATATTCTCCGACCAATCAATGGCAGTTAGAACATTAGGGTCGCCTATACTATATCCCATCATCAAAGTGGTAGATTCATTAATTGTAAAAGATAGCTTTTGTAAATTATAACTGTTTGGCCTAAACAGTTTTATATAGTCTTCGTTAGTTATAATTATTGAATTTGGATCAGTTCTAATTCCATGAAGATGGTATATGGGGAGTACTCCATTTTGGGTAATAAAAGAATCTTTAGTACTTAAGGATATAAAATTATCAGGCAATAAACTTTCTAATAGCAAATCGTAGTTTGTTGTAATAATCCATTCAGGTTTTAATTCTTCAACATGAACGCCAAAACAAAATCGTTGCATTTGATTAGAATACCAACAAGTTAGTTGGGAAATCAGATTCTTCATCCTTGTTCTAGCTTCTGCTACTGGAATATTATCCTTTTTTGCTATCTTTTTGCACATAATTGATGCAATTTCAGGACAAGAATGAAATTTTATCATTTTTTCATCCAATTCTACATTCATATTACTACCAATTTCTTTAAGGAGCTCTATCCATGTTAATGGTCTAGCGTTCTGATCTAAATTCTCTATTTCGAAAAGAGCTTTTGAAAAACCTGATCCAATAAATAATCCCAGATTACCAAACCGTGCAGATTCTGCTATTCTTTCGTATACATCATTTTTTGTCATTGTTTTGTATCCTTCAATGAAACACCATCAAATCACAATTGATTATCAAATAAACTATTATATTAAAGATAATGTATCTGTATTTCCTATCTTCTACGTTAATTTCTTTCTGACCTTATCCAATCTCTCTAACAACTTCTTATAACTTTAACCTCTAGCACGAATTAGTAAACTATATCGTTCTAAAATATTTAATTCTTTCTCATATTCATTATTTTTCTAAATAAAGTAGCAAGCTGCTCATAATACCAAGGAGCCACACCTGTTTCTGTTACTCTAGATTCATCTTCAACAGCATCTAGAATGTCTAATAATAAAATAATGGCATTAATGACGTCATTATCTTTTTTATATTTTTAAATCTGATCAATGTAATCAGAGTAATGCTTTCCTTTGTAATATCCTATTTTAGACATAATCTACTCCCGCGATTTTGAGTAAACAATTTTTATTTAACATTAGCTTTTTACAACTTCATATGTCATAAATATGAAGTATTAAATTTCCATCCACTCAATTAACGAAATTTCACCTAATTTTGTTAAAGACCAATACAAATGCTCTATATCTTGTTTATCTTTTCTTTTTTTTATGCAAATCAAACCCAATTTTTCAAAACAAATTTCAATTTTATGAAAATCCTGATAATCAATTTTAAATTTGTCGTTCATTTTAATAATGTTCTTGCTTAATTGTGTTGTAAAGATTTTAACAACCGATTCTTCAATATTTTCTGTTCGCAGAAATGGTGCTATTGTTAAAAATATTTCCTTATATGTAATGGTTAAATCTCTATTACTAACACCAATTATTCTATCATTATACATTGATTTTTTAAGAACTCTTCCTTTAATGCAAATAGATTTATCTAATTGATTTTCAATATCTTTATTTGACATAGGAACATCAACATCTATGGCTTGTTCTGATAAAGTATTATCCTGAGTAAAAGATGTTCTAATCCATCCATCTAGTATATATTCCTTATCAATATCAGCTAATGTCTGAACAATAGCTAATTGCAAATCTTTCTCAGACGAAACATATTTTACAACTCTACTATTTACCAGATTTAAAAATTCTTCATACTTAGCAACATTCTCTTTCTCATAAAAGTTATTATCACTTCTTTTGTTTCGAACATATTCATCCTCTAGGATAATTGTGAATATAGGGAAATTTTTTTTACTCTTTTTATATATTTTTTCTCGTTCTAAGGCATATTCATACTCAAGGTGCGTATAACTTTTACCAGTTTTTATATCAATACTACCATAACGTTTACCCAAAATAAGTAAATAAATATCTGAGTCATCTATCCATCTATTAATTGTCTCTAATTGTTCTTTTCCTGGTTTAAAAAGTTCCATCCCTGCAGGTATATGATTAGCCATTAATATAGCCTCTACAGCCGCATTTCTTTCATCTATTAAATCTATATATGTTGAAGAAATAAATACCTGATACTTCTTTTTCAAATCACGCCCCTATTTTCTATATTTTTTGATTTATCATTTTATCACAAGCAAATTAATCTAAGCCTGATCAGCCATCTTCCCCTCATCCAACTTCTGAAAAACCCTAACCATCTCTAAAAGCTCTTTTATCCTACTACTAGATAATTTCGAAGCTTCATTGCATAATTCCCTAATTATTGACTTCTCACCATATGAGACAATATTTTCTTTCATATATATATCATCAATAAAATCTTGCCTTTTATATTGAGTATTTTCCTTTCCTGTAACTAAATACTCTAAGCTAACGTTCAAAGCTTCTGCTACAGAAAATGCAATGTCAACTCTAGGTATTTTAGACTGACTACTTAACCATCCCTCTATCGTTCTATAGCTTAATCCAGTTAGATTTCCTAAGTCTTTAGCGGTGATGTCCTTTGCTTTCATAATAGAACGTAAATTAACTTGAAAACTCATACAACACTCCATAAGAACCTATTTTCATTGTATTATCGTTATGTTAGCACGCTCTTTAAAGTAATTATATGTAATTCCCTCTTGACAAACACTTCCTATAGAGTAATCATATAGAAAACACGCCTAAAGGAGTGGATATGATCACATCACAAGATAGTATAAAACTAGACACTGTAATTCGGGTTTCAAATGATGAAGCTAGACGTTTGAAATTATTCTTGAGTAAAACAGGTCGTAAACGAGCACCATTTGTCAAAACCTTGCTTATTTCATCCCTTGAAGAGTGGGAGAAATCTTCTAATCTAGAGAAGGAAGTATAGTCATGAGCACAATAGCCTACTCCATCCTAGATGAAAAAGAAGCCGCCGACTTTGTGCAGCACCTAAAAGCACTAGAAGCTAAGATAGACATAATCCAATCACGATCCTTTCTCACCAAAGAATGGTATTCACGGGAAGAAGTAGCGGAAATGAAAGGATATTCTATCAACCTAGTATCAACACAGCCCCTATTACTACCAAACTTTGGAGTACCTCACAGACTGTCCCAAGGCAAATGGGGGTTCCATTGGAAGGAAGTAGCAGAATGGCTTCCAAAAGACTATGACCAGATTCTTGCGGAATATGAAGGGCAAGAGCCATGAGTGATATTATAAGCTTTGATAACACATCCTTTGGGAAAGTTCGAGTAGTCTACAAAGAACAACAGCCTTGGTTCATAGCGATGGATATATGCCAGTCACTAGAAATCACACCAAGGGATAGTGTTAGATACTTGGATGATGAAGACAAAAGCAATGTGTCTAGTAAACACATTGGTCTATCAGGAGGAAGAGACCTTCTTATCATCAATGAATCTGGCTTATATTCCCTTATCCTACGTTCTCGTAAACCTCAAGCCAAAGCCTTCAAACGATGGGTAACCTCTGAAGTACTCCCCTCTATACGTCGAACAGGATCTTACAACAGTAAGAAGATACCCCAAACCTTCCCTGAAGCTCTACGAGCCTATGCTGAAGAAGTCGAA is from Spirochaeta cellobiosiphila DSM 17781 and encodes:
- a CDS encoding SIR2 family NAD-dependent protein deacylase, which codes for MTKNDVYERIAESARFGNLGLFIGSGFSKALFEIENLDQNARPLTWIELLKEIGSNMNVELDEKMIKFHSCPEIASIMCKKIAKKDNIPVAEARTRMKNLISQLTCWYSNQMQRFCFGVHVEELKPEWIITTNYDLLLESLLPDNFISLSTKDSFITQNGVLPIYHLHGIRTDPNSIIITNEDYIKLFRPNSYNLQKLSFTINESTTLMMGYSIGDPNVLTAIDWSENIYTQNKEYYPNGVIQLAYSDAEDDGKVVISEEGIIILKTSSLLKSIKDITKVIKQRYKWEQSPLNGEAKHRFSLVSISEPNTDKFINDHSYRIESLTMVNDNHLSTSEDNLLFLYKIFDECWNDIDTKDSGKPFKKILEIILDIFKYVNFDKRKPSLFELLTSNLCKVFRQIKNNIDANADTLKLWSNRKIEISYKIHEEIKQYVKCNGYDDIDII
- a CDS encoding DUF4062 domain-containing protein, with translation MKKKYQVFISSTYIDLIDERNAAVEAILMANHIPAGMELFKPGKEQLETINRWIDDSDIYLLILGKRYGSIDIKTGKSYTHLEYEYALEREKIYKKSKKNFPIFTIILEDEYVRNKRSDNNFYEKENVAKYEEFLNLVNSRVVKYVSSEKDLQLAIVQTLADIDKEYILDGWIRTSFTQDNTLSEQAIDVDVPMSNKDIENQLDKSICIKGRVLKKSMYNDRIIGVSNRDLTITYKEIFLTIAPFLRTENIEESVVKIFTTQLSKNIIKMNDKFKIDYQDFHKIEICFEKLGLICIKKRKDKQDIEHLYWSLTKLGEISLIEWMEI
- a CDS encoding helix-turn-helix domain-containing protein, whose translation is MSFQVNLRSIMKAKDITAKDLGNLTGLSYRTIEGWLSSQSKIPRVDIAFSVAEALNVSLEYLVTGKENTQYKRQDFIDDIYMKENIVSYGEKSIIRELCNEASKLSSSRIKELLEMVRVFQKLDEGKMADQA
- a CDS encoding BRO family protein, with translation MSDIISFDNTSFGKVRVVYKEQQPWFIAMDICQSLEITPRDSVRYLDDEDKSNVSSKHIGLSGGRDLLIINESGLYSLILRSRKPQAKAFKRWVTSEVLPSIRRTGSYNSKKIPQTFPEALRAYAEEVEKRQSLEIDNQIKESRINKLIHTGKTYTITELAKELGFTSASKLNKQLQKLGFQYKVNGCWVCTSKYSDKGYEQIKQEERGNKILYYRKLTGLGRDFVTTLISQEEHDEDKKS